The following coding sequences are from one Streptococcus sp. NPS 308 window:
- the topA gene encoding type I DNA topoisomerase, translating to MATATKKKKSTVKKNLVIVESPAKAKTIEKYLGRNYKVLASVGHIRDLKKSSMSVDIENNYEPQYINIRGKGPLINDLKKEAKKANKVFLASDPDREGEAISWHLAHILDLDENDANRVVFNEITKDAVKNAFKEPRKIDMDLVDAQQARRVLDRLVGYSISPILWKKVKKGLSAGRVQSVALKLIIDRENEINAFQPEEYWTIDGVFKKGTKQFQASFYGMNGKKMKLTTNEEVKEVLSHLTSKDFTVDQVDKKERKRNAPLPYTTSTMQMDAANKINFRTRKTMMVAQQLYEGINIGTGVQGLITYMRTDSTRISPVAQNEAASYINDRFGSKYSKNGSKVKNASGAQDAHEAIRPSSVFNTPESIAKYLDKDQLKLYTLIWNRFVASQMTGAIFDTMAVKLSQNGVRFAANGSQVKFDGYLAIYNDSDKNKMLPDMAVGDVVKQVNSKPEQHFTQPPARYSEATLIKTLEENGVGRPSTYAPTIETIQKRYYVRLAAKRFEPTELGEIVNKLIVEYFPDIVNVTFTAEMEGKLDDVEVGKEQWQRVIDEFYKPFSKDVAKAEAEMEKIQIKDEPAGFDCEVCGSPMVIKLGRFGKFYACSNFPECRHTQAIVKEIGVECPSCHQGQIIERKTKRNRIFYGCNRYPECEFTSWDKPVGRDCPKCGHFLMEKKVRGGGKQVVCSNGDYEEEKIK from the coding sequence ACATTGAAAACAACTATGAACCGCAGTATATCAATATCCGTGGAAAAGGTCCTCTCATTAATGACTTGAAAAAAGAAGCTAAAAAGGCCAATAAAGTCTTTCTGGCAAGTGACCCGGACCGTGAAGGAGAAGCGATTTCCTGGCATTTGGCTCATATTCTCGATTTGGATGAGAATGATGCCAATCGTGTGGTCTTTAATGAAATCACCAAGGACGCAGTGAAAAATGCTTTTAAAGAACCTCGCAAGATTGATATGGACTTGGTCGATGCCCAACAAGCTCGTCGTGTCTTGGACCGCTTGGTAGGCTATTCGATTTCGCCAATTTTGTGGAAAAAGGTCAAGAAGGGCTTATCAGCAGGGCGCGTGCAGTCTGTTGCCCTTAAGCTTATCATTGACCGTGAAAATGAAATCAATGCCTTCCAACCGGAAGAATACTGGACAATTGATGGTGTCTTTAAGAAGGGAACCAAGCAATTTCAAGCTTCTTTCTATGGTATGAATGGCAAAAAGATGAAATTGACCACCAACGAAGAAGTCAAAGAAGTCTTATCCCATTTGACTAGTAAAGATTTCACAGTAGACCAGGTAGATAAGAAAGAACGCAAACGCAATGCGCCCCTACCTTATACGACCTCAACCATGCAAATGGATGCTGCCAACAAAATCAATTTCCGTACTCGTAAGACCATGATGGTTGCCCAACAGCTTTATGAAGGGATTAATATCGGTACAGGTGTGCAAGGTCTGATTACCTATATGCGTACAGACTCGACTCGTATCAGTCCAGTAGCTCAGAACGAAGCTGCAAGCTACATTAACGACCGTTTTGGTAGCAAGTATTCCAAGAATGGTAGCAAGGTCAAGAATGCCTCAGGTGCTCAGGATGCCCACGAAGCCATTCGTCCATCTAGTGTCTTTAACACACCTGAAAGCATCGCAAAATACTTGGACAAAGACCAGCTTAAGCTCTATACCCTTATCTGGAACCGTTTTGTAGCTAGCCAGATGACGGGAGCTATCTTTGATACCATGGCTGTCAAGCTCTCTCAAAATGGAGTCCGGTTCGCAGCAAATGGTAGCCAAGTTAAGTTTGATGGTTATCTTGCTATCTACAATGACTCTGATAAAAACAAGATGTTGCCAGATATGGCTGTTGGAGATGTGGTCAAGCAGGTCAATAGCAAGCCAGAACAACATTTCACCCAACCGCCTGCTCGCTATTCGGAAGCGACTCTTATCAAGACCTTGGAAGAAAATGGTGTTGGTCGTCCTTCAACTTATGCTCCGACCATTGAAACCATCCAGAAACGCTATTATGTTCGTCTGGCAGCCAAACGCTTTGAACCAACAGAATTAGGAGAAATTGTTAACAAGCTCATCGTTGAATATTTCCCAGACATCGTAAATGTGACCTTTACAGCTGAAATGGAAGGAAAACTGGATGATGTCGAAGTTGGAAAAGAACAGTGGCAACGTGTTATTGACGAATTTTACAAACCATTCTCCAAAGATGTAGCCAAGGCTGAAGCTGAAATGGAAAAAATTCAGATCAAGGATGAGCCAGCTGGATTTGACTGTGAAGTCTGTGGAAGTCCAATGGTGATTAAGCTAGGCCGTTTTGGTAAATTCTATGCTTGTAGCAATTTCCCAGAATGCCGTCACACACAAGCGATTGTTAAGGAGATTGGTGTCGAGTGTCCAAGCTGTCATCAAGGACAAATCATTGAACGCAAAACCAAGCGCAATCGAATCTTCTATGGTTGCAATCGCTACCCAGAATGTGAATTTACTTCTTGGGATAAACCAGTTGGACGTGATTGTCCAAAATGTGGTCACTTCCTTATGGAGAAGAAAGTCCGTGGTGGTGGCAAGCAGGTTGTGTGTAGTAATGGCGACTACGAAGAAGAGAAAATTAAATAA
- a CDS encoding YbaN family protein, producing the protein MRIIYLSIGFIFLALALVGVVLPLLPTTPFLLLSIACFSKSSKRFEDWLYHTKLYQTYVADFRETKSIARERKKKIIVSIYILMGISIYFAPLLPVKIGLGALTIFITYYLFKVIPDKE; encoded by the coding sequence ATGCGTATTATTTACCTCAGTATTGGTTTTATTTTTTTGGCTCTAGCTCTTGTAGGTGTTGTCCTGCCGCTCTTGCCAACAACGCCCTTCCTTTTGCTATCAATTGCTTGCTTTTCCAAGTCTTCAAAGAGATTTGAAGACTGGCTTTATCACACCAAGCTCTATCAGACTTATGTAGCTGACTTTCGCGAGACCAAGTCAATAGCGCGAGAACGAAAGAAAAAAATCATCGTATCTATCTATATCTTGATGGGGATTTCTATCTATTTTGCCCCTCTTTTGCCAGTCAAAATCGGTCTGGGAGCCTTGACTATCTTTATCACCTACTATCTCTTTAAAGTCATTCCTGACAAAGAATAG
- a CDS encoding copper homeostasis protein CutC, which produces MIYEFCAENVTLLEKAMQAGARRIELCDNLAVGGTTPSYGVTKAAVELAANYDTTIMTMIRPRGGDFVYHELEIAIMLEDIRLTAQAGSQGVVFGALTADKKLDKANLEKLIAASKGMEIVFHMAFDELGDEDQLEAIDWLSQAGVTRILTRAGVSGDSLEKRFAHYHRILEHAKGKIEILPGGGIDLDNRQTFIDQLGVTQLHGTKVVF; this is translated from the coding sequence ATGATTTACGAATTTTGTGCTGAAAATGTGACCTTGCTTGAAAAAGCGATGCAGGCTGGGGCTCGTCGAATCGAACTTTGTGATAATTTAGCAGTTGGCGGGACAACACCAAGCTATGGAGTAACCAAGGCAGCTGTTGAATTGGCAGCTAACTACGATACGACCATCATGACCATGATTCGTCCACGTGGTGGCGATTTTGTTTATCATGAATTGGAAATTGCCATCATGCTCGAAGACATTCGTTTAACTGCTCAAGCAGGTAGCCAAGGGGTTGTCTTTGGTGCTCTAACTGCTGATAAGAAGTTGGATAAGGCTAATCTTGAAAAATTAATCGCCGCATCAAAAGGAATGGAAATTGTCTTCCACATGGCCTTTGATGAATTGGGCGATGAAGACCAGTTGGAAGCCATTGACTGGCTCAGCCAAGCTGGTGTCACTCGTATTTTGACTCGTGCTGGCGTATCTGGTGACTCGTTAGAAAAACGTTTTGCCCACTATCACAGAATTTTGGAACATGCAAAAGGTAAAATTGAAATCTTACCAGGCGGAGGGATTGACTTGGACAACCGTCAAACCTTTATCGACCAACTGGGCGTGACGCAACTTCACGGTACTAAGGTTGTCTTTTAA
- a CDS encoding MmcQ/YjbR family DNA-binding protein, with product MFDIFKSYQFNQEKANAYDFIENEGVWSDTFQILDGDFVMTVSITTDNVSFQVFDQETGDLYPQVHMESMRGTFVGSVRQACLEILYQIRKACFDVQDFICPQTKRIIAQVQEKYGDQLEYLWEKSPDTAVLRHEDSQKWYAVLMRIPWDRLDKAREGQVEAVNLKHDCVADLLSQKGIYPAFHMNKRYWISLALDDSLSDNEVLDLLEISWNLTLKK from the coding sequence ATGTTTGATATTTTTAAATCCTATCAGTTTAATCAAGAAAAAGCCAATGCTTATGATTTTATAGAAAATGAGGGAGTCTGGAGCGACACTTTCCAGATTTTGGATGGAGACTTTGTCATGACTGTGTCCATCACAACGGATAATGTGAGCTTTCAAGTTTTTGATCAGGAGACTGGTGACCTTTATCCTCAAGTTCATATGGAAAGCATGAGAGGGACTTTTGTTGGAAGTGTCCGTCAAGCCTGTCTGGAGATTCTCTATCAGATTCGGAAGGCTTGTTTTGATGTGCAGGATTTTATCTGCCCTCAGACTAAGCGCATCATTGCTCAAGTTCAAGAAAAGTATGGTGATCAGTTGGAATATCTATGGGAAAAATCGCCTGATACAGCTGTATTACGTCATGAAGATAGTCAAAAGTGGTATGCTGTTTTAATGAGAATTCCTTGGGATAGGCTAGATAAGGCAAGAGAAGGGCAAGTGGAAGCCGTCAACCTCAAACATGACTGCGTTGCTGACTTACTCTCACAAAAGGGCATTTATCCTGCCTTTCATATGAACAAACGTTACTGGATTAGTCTTGCTCTTGATGATAGTTTATCGGATAACGAAGTTCTAGATTTGCTAGAAATCAGTTGGAATTTGACATTGAAAAAGTAA
- a CDS encoding 2-isopropylmalate synthase: MRRVEFLDTSLRDGEQTPGVNFSIKEKVAIARQLEKWGISAIEAGFPAASPDSFTAVQEIAKVLKKTSVTGLARSVKSDIDACYEALKDAKYPQVHVFIATSPIHRKYKLNKSKEEILEAISEHVSYARSKFEIVEFSPEDATRTELDFLLQVVQTAVDAGATYINIPDTVGFTTPEEYGAIFKYLIENVKTDRQIIYSPHCHDDLGMAVANSLAAVKNGAGRVEGTINGIGERAGNAALEEIAVALNIRQDYYQAETSIVLNETINTSEMVSRFSGIPVPKNKAVVGGNAFSHESGIHQDGVLKNPLTYEIITPELVGVKSNSLPLGKLSGRHAFVEKLRDLALDFTEEDIKPLFAKFKALADKKQEITDADIRALVAGIMVENPEGFHFDDLQLQTHADKDIEAIVSLANMDGEKVEFNATGQGSVEAIFNAIDKFFNQSVRLVSYTIDAVTDGIDAQARVLVTVENRDTETIFNAAGLDFDVLKASAIAYINANTFVQKENAGEMGHSVSYRDMPSV; the protein is encoded by the coding sequence ATGCGTAGAGTTGAGTTTTTAGATACCAGTCTCCGTGATGGTGAGCAGACACCAGGCGTTAACTTTTCAATCAAGGAAAAGGTCGCCATTGCAAGACAGCTGGAGAAATGGGGGATTTCGGCTATCGAAGCTGGTTTTCCAGCGGCGAGTCCAGATTCATTTACAGCAGTTCAGGAGATTGCCAAGGTCTTGAAGAAAACATCGGTGACAGGTTTGGCCCGTTCGGTCAAGTCTGATATAGATGCTTGTTATGAGGCGCTAAAGGATGCCAAGTATCCTCAGGTTCACGTCTTTATCGCGACCAGTCCGATTCACCGTAAGTATAAGCTCAATAAGAGCAAGGAAGAGATTTTGGAAGCAATCAGTGAACATGTTTCTTATGCTCGTTCTAAGTTTGAAATTGTCGAATTTTCTCCAGAGGATGCGACCAGAACAGAATTGGATTTCCTCTTGCAAGTTGTTCAGACAGCTGTGGATGCAGGTGCGACCTACATCAATATCCCTGACACGGTTGGATTTACGACGCCAGAGGAATATGGTGCCATCTTCAAATACTTAATTGAGAATGTCAAGACCGATCGTCAGATTATCTATTCTCCTCACTGTCATGATGATCTCGGAATGGCAGTAGCTAATAGTCTTGCTGCTGTTAAGAATGGAGCAGGACGAGTCGAAGGAACCATCAATGGTATCGGGGAGCGAGCTGGCAATGCTGCTTTGGAAGAAATTGCAGTGGCGCTTAATATTCGCCAAGATTACTACCAAGCAGAAACCAGTATTGTCCTAAACGAAACCATCAATACGTCAGAAATGGTTTCTCGCTTCTCAGGTATTCCAGTTCCTAAAAACAAGGCGGTTGTTGGAGGAAATGCCTTCTCTCATGAATCGGGTATTCACCAAGATGGAGTCCTTAAAAATCCTCTTACCTATGAAATTATTACACCTGAATTGGTTGGTGTCAAGAGTAACAGTCTTCCGCTTGGAAAATTGTCCGGTCGCCACGCTTTTGTAGAAAAACTAAGAGATTTGGCTCTAGACTTTACTGAAGAAGATATCAAACCACTCTTTGCTAAGTTCAAGGCACTAGCGGACAAAAAGCAAGAAATCACAGATGCAGATATTCGTGCTCTGGTAGCTGGAATCATGGTTGAAAACCCAGAAGGCTTTCACTTTGATGATTTACAACTTCAAACCCATGCGGATAAAGACATTGAAGCAATTGTCAGCCTTGCTAATATGGATGGTGAGAAGGTTGAGTTTAATGCGACCGGACAAGGTTCTGTAGAGGCAATCTTCAACGCTATCGATAAGTTCTTCAATCAATCCGTTCGCTTGGTGTCTTACACAATTGATGCGGTGACAGATGGGATCGATGCCCAGGCTCGTGTCTTGGTCACTGTTGAAAACAGAGATACAGAAACCATCTTTAACGCGGCAGGTCTTGACTTCGATGTATTGAAGGCTTCGGCGATTGCTTATATCAATGCCAATACCTTTGTTCAAAAGGAGAATGCTGGTGAGATGGGGCACAGCGTTTCCTACCGAGACATGCCTAGTGTGTAA
- the leuB gene encoding 3-isopropylmalate dehydrogenase encodes MAKKIVALAGDGIGPEIMEAGLAVLEALAEKTNFDYEIDRRPFGGAGIDAEGHPLPDETLKACREADAILLAAIGSPQYDGAAVRPEQGLLTLRKELNLYANIRPVKIFESLKHLSPLKPERIAGVDFVVVRELTGGIYFGDHILEERKARDINDYSYEEVERIIRKAFEIAKNRRKILTSIDKQNVLATSKLWRRVAEEVAKDFPDVTLEHQLVDSAAMLMITNPAKFDVIVTENLFGDILSDESSVLSGTLGVMPSASHSENGPSLYEPIHGSAPDIAGQGIANPISMILSVAMMLRDSFGCFEDAERIEHAVEASLAAGILTRDIGGKASTKEMTEAIIERL; translated from the coding sequence ATGGCAAAGAAAATAGTAGCTTTAGCAGGGGATGGAATCGGTCCAGAAATTATGGAAGCTGGTTTAGCGGTTCTGGAAGCTTTAGCCGAAAAAACCAACTTTGACTATGAGATAGATAGACGCCCCTTTGGAGGTGCAGGTATTGATGCTGAGGGGCATCCCTTACCTGATGAGACTCTCAAGGCATGTAGAGAAGCAGATGCTATTCTCCTAGCGGCTATTGGTAGTCCCCAGTATGATGGGGCAGCGGTTCGGCCTGAACAAGGCTTGCTTACTCTTCGTAAGGAACTCAATCTCTATGCTAATATTCGCCCCGTAAAAATATTTGAAAGTCTCAAACATTTGTCACCTCTCAAACCTGAACGAATTGCTGGTGTGGACTTTGTCGTGGTGCGTGAGTTGACAGGAGGTATTTACTTCGGTGACCATATCCTTGAAGAGCGCAAAGCGCGTGATATCAACGACTACAGTTATGAGGAAGTGGAGCGGATTATTCGCAAGGCCTTTGAAATTGCAAAAAATCGAAGAAAAATCCTTACCAGCATCGACAAGCAAAATGTTCTAGCGACATCAAAACTCTGGCGCAGAGTGGCTGAGGAGGTTGCCAAGGATTTCCCAGATGTGACCTTGGAACACCAGTTGGTGGACTCAGCTGCCATGCTTATGATTACCAATCCTGCTAAATTTGATGTCATCGTGACAGAAAATCTTTTTGGAGATATTCTATCAGATGAATCAAGCGTTCTATCTGGCACACTTGGTGTCATGCCATCTGCTAGTCACTCTGAAAATGGCCCAAGTCTCTATGAGCCCATTCACGGTTCGGCACCTGATATTGCTGGTCAGGGAATTGCCAATCCTATTTCCATGATTTTATCAGTAGCCATGATGTTGAGAGATAGTTTTGGATGTTTTGAGGATGCAGAGCGTATCGAGCATGCTGTAGAAGCCAGTTTGGCAGCAGGAATTTTAACGAGAGATATAGGAGGAAAGGCTTCTACCAAGGAAATGACGGAAGCCATCATTGAAAGACTATGA
- a CDS encoding DUF1294 domain-containing protein has protein sequence MKINEGITVTLLIWNLLIFIIYGIDKSKARRGAWRVPEKILLTIALVCGGFGAWLAGMIFHHKTRKWYFKTVWFLGMVTTLVALYFIWR, from the coding sequence ATGAAGATAAACGAAGGAATTACCGTTACTCTTTTGATTTGGAATCTTTTGATATTTATAATCTATGGCATTGACAAATCCAAGGCAAGAAGAGGTGCTTGGCGCGTCCCAGAGAAAATTCTCTTGACGATAGCACTTGTCTGTGGTGGATTTGGTGCCTGGTTAGCAGGAATGATCTTTCATCACAAGACTCGAAAATGGTATTTTAAAACGGTTTGGTTCCTTGGCATGGTAACCACACTAGTAGCCCTATATTTCATTTGGAGGTAA
- the leuC gene encoding 3-isopropylmalate dehydratase large subunit, translated as MAGKSIFDKLWERHVITGEEGQPQLMYVDQHYIHEVTSPQAFQGLRDAGRRLRRPDLTFGTFDHNVPTVNIYDIRDVISKAQIDKLAENVEEFGIEHAAHGSEKQGIVHMVGPETGRTQPGKFIVCGDSHTATHGAFGAIAFGIGTSEVEHVFATQTLWQVKPKKMLVEFTGVPQKGVYSKDYILALIAKYGVACGVGYVVEYRGQAIDALTMEERMTICNMSIEFGSKMGIMNPDQTTFDYLKGRECVPEDFEEAVADWKTLVSDEDAVYDKVIQMDVSDLAPMVTWGTNPAMGVDFDSSFPEIKDMNDERAYNYMDLEPGQKPADIELGYIFIGSCTNARLSDLQLAARFVKGKKIAPNLTAIVVPGSRPVKRAAEKLGLDKVFLDAGFEWRDPGCSMCLGMNPDKVPDGVHCASTSNRNFEDRQGFGAKTHLCSPAMAAAAAIAGRFVDVRKMPEAQ; from the coding sequence ATGGCAGGAAAATCGATTTTTGATAAATTATGGGAACGTCATGTCATCACAGGAGAAGAGGGGCAGCCCCAACTCATGTATGTGGACCAGCACTATATTCATGAAGTGACTAGTCCCCAAGCTTTTCAAGGATTACGAGATGCAGGACGCAGATTGAGACGACCAGACTTGACATTTGGAACTTTTGACCACAATGTACCAACTGTCAATATCTACGATATTCGAGATGTGATTTCTAAGGCTCAAATTGATAAGCTTGCTGAAAATGTTGAGGAGTTTGGGATTGAACATGCTGCCCACGGTTCTGAAAAGCAGGGAATCGTTCACATGGTAGGTCCAGAAACAGGACGGACGCAACCAGGAAAATTCATCGTCTGTGGCGATAGCCATACAGCTACCCACGGAGCTTTCGGAGCTATCGCCTTTGGGATTGGGACTAGTGAGGTTGAGCATGTCTTCGCTACCCAGACCCTCTGGCAGGTCAAACCCAAGAAAATGCTGGTAGAATTCACTGGTGTTCCTCAAAAAGGAGTTTATTCCAAGGATTACATTCTCGCCTTGATTGCCAAGTACGGCGTTGCTTGTGGTGTAGGCTATGTGGTGGAATATCGTGGGCAAGCGATTGATGCTCTGACCATGGAAGAGCGAATGACCATCTGCAATATGTCCATCGAGTTTGGCTCTAAAATGGGCATTATGAATCCAGATCAGACCACTTTTGACTATCTCAAGGGACGAGAATGTGTTCCAGAGGATTTCGAGGAGGCGGTGGCTGATTGGAAAACCCTTGTCAGCGATGAGGATGCTGTCTATGATAAGGTTATCCAGATGGATGTCTCAGACTTGGCTCCCATGGTGACCTGGGGAACCAATCCTGCTATGGGTGTTGACTTTGACAGTAGCTTCCCAGAAATTAAGGATATGAATGATGAGCGAGCGTACAATTACATGGACTTGGAGCCTGGTCAAAAGCCAGCAGATATTGAACTAGGTTATATCTTTATCGGATCTTGTACCAATGCTCGTCTCAGTGACTTGCAACTGGCTGCGCGATTTGTCAAAGGGAAGAAAATTGCTCCCAATCTAACAGCAATTGTAGTTCCAGGCTCTCGTCCTGTGAAACGAGCCGCTGAGAAGTTGGGCTTGGATAAGGTCTTCTTAGATGCTGGCTTTGAGTGGAGAGACCCAGGTTGCTCCATGTGCCTGGGGATGAATCCTGACAAGGTCCCTGATGGTGTACACTGTGCCTCAACCAGTAACCGCAATTTTGAAGATAGACAGGGATTTGGTGCTAAGACCCATCTCTGCAGTCCAGCCATGGCAGCTGCAGCGGCTATCGCAGGGCGCTTCGTAGATGTTCGGAAAATGCCAGAGGCCCAGTAA
- the leuD gene encoding 3-isopropylmalate dehydratase small subunit, whose product MEKFTVYTGTTVPLMNDNIDTDQILPKQFLKLIDKKGFGKYLMYAWRYLDDNYTEDPDFVFNRPEYRKASILISGDNFGAGSSREHAAWALADYGFKVVIAGSFGDIHYNNELNNGMLPIVQPRDVREKLAQLKPTDQVTVDLEQQKIISPVGEFTFEIDSEWKHKLLNGLDDIGITLQYEDLIAAYEKQRPAYWQE is encoded by the coding sequence ATGGAGAAATTTACAGTTTATACGGGAACGACCGTTCCTCTCATGAATGATAACATTGATACTGACCAAATCCTTCCCAAGCAGTTTCTCAAGTTAATTGATAAGAAAGGCTTTGGTAAGTATCTCATGTATGCTTGGCGTTATCTGGACGATAACTACACTGAGGATCCAGACTTTGTCTTTAACCGACCTGAATATCGAAAAGCCAGTATCCTCATCTCAGGGGATAACTTTGGGGCAGGTTCTTCGAGAGAACACGCAGCTTGGGCTCTAGCCGACTATGGTTTTAAGGTTGTGATTGCAGGATCTTTCGGAGACATTCATTACAATAATGAACTCAATAATGGCATGTTGCCCATTGTCCAGCCCAGAGATGTTCGAGAGAAACTAGCCCAACTCAAACCGACTGACCAGGTAACTGTGGACTTGGAACAACAGAAAATCATCTCACCAGTTGGAGAATTCACTTTTGAAATTGATAGCGAATGGAAACACAAACTCTTAAATGGTTTGGATGATATCGGTATTACTTTGCAGTATGAAGATTTGATTGCTGCTTATGAAAAACAACGCCCAGCCTATTGGCAGGAATAG
- a CDS encoding L-threonylcarbamoyladenylate synthase codes for MTKHIQWNGTLSQEGYDILKGEGGCIVCPTKVGYIIMTSDKAGLERKFEAKERNRNKPGVVLCGSMDELRALAQLNPEIEAFYQKHWDEDILLGCILPWKPEAFEKLKAYGDGREELMTDVRGTSCFVIKFGKAGEQLAAKLWEEGKMVYASSANPSGKGNRGKVEGIGQRIEGAVDLVIEADDYVASIQPDKTIETRYEQGVMVSMVDKDGKLIPEQGGDRSISPAPVVIRKGLDIDKIMMHLSDTFNSWDYRQGEYY; via the coding sequence ATGACAAAACACATTCAATGGAACGGAACACTTTCTCAAGAAGGCTATGACATTTTAAAAGGTGAGGGCGGATGTATCGTTTGCCCCACAAAAGTTGGTTACATTATCATGACGAGCGATAAGGCAGGTCTTGAACGCAAATTTGAAGCTAAAGAGCGTAACCGTAACAAACCAGGTGTTGTGCTTTGTGGTAGCATGGACGAGCTACGCGCTTTAGCACAACTCAACCCAGAAATTGAAGCCTTCTACCAAAAACATTGGGACGAAGACATTCTCCTTGGTTGTATCCTTCCTTGGAAACCAGAAGCTTTTGAAAAACTCAAAGCATACGGTGATGGCCGTGAAGAACTCATGACTGACGTTCGTGGTACTAGCTGTTTTGTCATCAAGTTTGGTAAAGCTGGTGAACAGTTGGCTGCAAAACTTTGGGAAGAAGGCAAGATGGTCTATGCCTCATCAGCTAACCCATCTGGTAAAGGAAACCGTGGTAAGGTGGAAGGTATCGGTCAACGTATCGAAGGAGCAGTGGACCTTGTCATCGAAGCAGACGACTATGTGGCATCTATCCAACCTGACAAAACGATTGAAACTCGCTACGAGCAAGGTGTGATGGTATCTATGGTTGATAAAGATGGTAAGCTCATCCCAGAACAAGGAGGAGACCGTTCAATCTCACCAGCACCAGTCGTGATCCGTAAAGGACTTGACATTGATAAAATCATGATGCATTTGTCAGATACCTTTAACTCATGGGACTACCGTCAGGGTGAGTATTACTAA